From one Nocardioides yefusunii genomic stretch:
- a CDS encoding MFS transporter encodes MSSHTAVARAGTSSGLWPVILCWLAMTLDGFDMVVLGAVIPTLDSENALGFTTASLTSAATIGLIGVMIGAVMTGAVADRFGRRLTLVACVILFSIFTFATAFVPNKEMFIAFRFIAGLGLGACLPTALTYMSEYAKAGSASSATTRTMTGYHVGAVITSLMALWLIPHWGWESLFMIGGLAGFALVPFLWFKLPESDSFLAVKEGTVAKVKLSEVVKGRLLAVSIGIWVASFMGLLLVYGLNTWLPKIMSEAGYSVSGGVALLLTLNVGAVIGLFVSGKVADERGNKKAVLVWFGVAAVALALLSIKIESQFVVYAAVLLAGVFVFSAQVLVYAFTAHLYPARIRATALGMSAGVGRVGAIMGPTLGGAMVGAGVAYPWGFYAFAAAAAIAFVALFFVPAHLPLDEKAPADA; translated from the coding sequence ATGAGCTCCCACACCGCTGTCGCGCGCGCCGGCACCTCGTCCGGCCTCTGGCCCGTCATCCTCTGTTGGCTGGCCATGACCCTCGACGGGTTCGACATGGTCGTCCTCGGCGCGGTCATCCCGACCCTGGATTCCGAGAACGCGCTCGGCTTCACCACCGCTTCCCTGACCTCGGCCGCGACCATCGGTCTGATCGGCGTCATGATCGGTGCGGTCATGACCGGAGCCGTCGCGGACCGTTTCGGCCGCCGCCTGACGCTGGTCGCCTGCGTGATCCTGTTCTCGATCTTCACGTTCGCCACTGCCTTCGTGCCGAACAAGGAGATGTTCATCGCCTTCCGCTTCATCGCGGGTCTCGGCCTGGGCGCCTGCCTGCCCACCGCGCTCACCTACATGAGTGAGTACGCCAAGGCCGGATCGGCGTCCTCGGCCACCACCCGCACGATGACCGGCTACCACGTCGGCGCCGTCATCACCTCGCTCATGGCGCTCTGGCTGATCCCGCACTGGGGCTGGGAGTCGCTGTTCATGATCGGTGGCCTCGCCGGCTTCGCGCTCGTGCCGTTCCTCTGGTTCAAGCTGCCCGAGTCCGACTCGTTCCTCGCCGTCAAGGAGGGAACGGTCGCGAAGGTCAAGCTCTCCGAGGTCGTCAAGGGCCGCCTCCTGGCCGTCAGCATCGGCATCTGGGTCGCGTCGTTCATGGGTCTGCTGCTGGTCTACGGCCTCAACACCTGGCTGCCGAAGATCATGTCCGAGGCCGGCTACTCCGTCTCCGGTGGCGTCGCCCTGCTCCTGACCCTGAACGTCGGCGCCGTGATCGGTCTCTTCGTCTCCGGCAAGGTCGCTGACGAGCGCGGCAACAAGAAGGCCGTCCTGGTCTGGTTCGGTGTCGCGGCCGTGGCCCTGGCCCTGCTCTCGATCAAGATCGAGTCCCAGTTCGTCGTCTACGCCGCAGTGCTGCTGGCCGGTGTCTTCGTCTTCTCCGCCCAGGTGCTGGTCTACGCCTTCACCGCACACCTCTACCCGGCCCGCATCCGTGCCACGGCCCTCGGCATGTCTGCCGGCGTCGGCCGCGTGGGCGCCATCATGGGCCCGACCCTCGGCGGCGCGATGGTCGGCGCAGGTGTCGCCTACCCGTGGGGCTTCTACGCCTTCGCCGCTGCGGCTGCGATCGCCTTCGTCGCCCTCTTCTTCGTGCCGGCTCACCTGCCGCTCGACGAGAAGGCTCCGGCCGACGCCTGA
- a CDS encoding HpcH/HpaI aldolase/citrate lyase family protein — MTDFTPLRSVLYMPSSNERALEKAKTIPCDGLILDLEDAVAPDAKIEARAKAVAAVQSGEYGRRTVTIRVNGIGTAWHDDDIVAASQAGPAAIVVPKVNSAEEVHQLVAAMEAAGAPEHTKLWAMVETPIAMFNCLAIATASPRLGAFVLGTNDLVKELYAEHVPGRAPILPSLHTALLAGRAAGIAVIDGVYNDVKNIEGFLAECEQGRQMGFDGKTLVHPGQVEGANAAFAPSAEAIEDAKGLIAAFEASDGGVVTYKNKMVENLHVDSAKRTLAIAEAVEALA; from the coding sequence ATGACTGACTTCACCCCGCTCCGCTCCGTCCTCTACATGCCGTCCTCGAACGAGCGCGCGCTGGAGAAGGCCAAGACCATCCCGTGCGACGGTCTGATCCTCGACCTCGAGGACGCCGTCGCCCCCGACGCCAAGATCGAGGCCCGCGCGAAGGCCGTCGCTGCCGTGCAGTCCGGTGAGTACGGCCGTCGCACCGTCACGATCCGCGTCAACGGCATCGGAACGGCGTGGCACGACGACGACATCGTCGCCGCTTCGCAGGCCGGTCCGGCCGCGATCGTCGTGCCGAAGGTGAACAGCGCCGAGGAGGTGCACCAGCTGGTCGCCGCGATGGAGGCCGCCGGTGCCCCGGAGCACACCAAGCTCTGGGCGATGGTCGAGACCCCGATCGCGATGTTCAACTGCCTCGCGATCGCCACCGCTTCCCCGCGTCTGGGTGCCTTCGTCCTGGGCACCAACGACCTCGTCAAGGAGCTCTACGCCGAGCACGTGCCCGGCCGCGCCCCGATCCTGCCGTCGCTGCACACCGCACTCCTCGCAGGCCGCGCCGCCGGCATCGCCGTGATCGACGGCGTCTACAACGACGTCAAGAACATCGAGGGCTTCCTCGCCGAGTGCGAGCAGGGCCGCCAGATGGGCTTCGACGGCAAGACGCTCGTCCACCCCGGCCAGGTCGAGGGCGCCAACGCTGCGTTCGCGCCGTCCGCCGAGGCGATCGAGGACGCCAAGGGCCTGATCGCCGCCTTCGAGGCCTCCGACGGTGGCGTGGTCACCTACAAGAACAAGATGGTGGAGAACCTCCACGTCGACTCCGCGAAGCGCACCCTGGCGATCGCCGAGGCCGTCGAGGCGCTGGCCTGA
- a CDS encoding HpcH/HpaI aldolase/citrate lyase family protein has protein sequence MRTAKDFFAPLAVGAPAPVREIPARPSRAIHFFDPGNPKMAAKVPEMVGTVDVLLGNLEDAVKAENKEISREGLVKIGQETDFGPTQFWTRINSLDSPWVLDDLTTLVPAIGHKLDVIMVPKVQGAEDIHYVDRLLAQLEAKAGITKPILIHAILETARGVANVEEICGASPRMQGISLGPADLAADRRMKTTRVGGGHPGYLVRQDAAPLAEGGYDFTGQRAIFQQDLWHYTMARMVDACAMHGIYAYYGPFGDIKDTVACEDQFRNAFLMGCVGAWSLHPVQIKIANQVFSPSVEDVKHARRVIAAMGDGTGAVMLDGKMEDDASVKQCKVMVDLAEELAAIDPELKARYDAIVLD, from the coding sequence ATGCGCACTGCCAAGGACTTCTTCGCCCCCCTCGCCGTCGGTGCTCCGGCCCCGGTCCGCGAGATCCCGGCACGGCCCAGCCGCGCCATTCACTTCTTCGACCCGGGCAACCCCAAGATGGCTGCCAAGGTCCCCGAGATGGTCGGCACCGTCGATGTCCTCCTGGGCAACCTGGAGGACGCGGTCAAGGCCGAGAACAAGGAGATCTCCCGCGAGGGTCTCGTGAAGATCGGTCAGGAGACCGACTTCGGCCCGACGCAGTTCTGGACGCGCATCAACTCCCTCGACAGCCCCTGGGTGCTCGACGACCTCACCACCCTCGTCCCCGCCATCGGCCACAAGCTCGACGTCATCATGGTCCCGAAGGTCCAGGGCGCCGAGGACATCCACTACGTCGACCGTCTCCTGGCCCAGCTCGAGGCCAAGGCCGGCATCACGAAGCCGATCCTGATCCACGCCATCCTGGAGACCGCCCGCGGTGTCGCCAACGTCGAGGAGATCTGTGGCGCGTCCCCGCGCATGCAGGGCATCTCGCTCGGTCCCGCCGACCTCGCCGCCGACCGTCGGATGAAGACCACCCGCGTCGGTGGCGGCCACCCCGGCTACCTGGTCCGCCAGGACGCTGCCCCGCTCGCCGAGGGCGGCTACGACTTCACCGGTCAGCGTGCGATCTTCCAGCAGGACCTGTGGCACTACACGATGGCGCGGATGGTCGACGCCTGCGCGATGCACGGCATCTACGCCTACTACGGACCGTTCGGCGACATCAAGGACACCGTCGCGTGCGAGGACCAGTTCCGCAACGCGTTCCTGATGGGCTGCGTCGGCGCCTGGTCGCTGCACCCGGTGCAGATCAAGATCGCCAACCAGGTCTTCTCCCCCTCCGTCGAGGACGTCAAGCACGCCCGCCGCGTGATCGCCGCCATGGGTGACGGCACCGGCGCGGTGATGCTCGACGGCAAGATGGAGGACGACGCCTCCGTCAAGCAGTGCAAGGTCATGGTCGACCTCGCCGAGGAGCTCGCCGCGATCGACCCCGAGCTCAAGGCCCGTTACGACGCCATCGTCCTCGACTGA
- a CDS encoding GNAT family N-acetyltransferase has protein sequence MEDAYGVSEWLDDRGPLLPLFALADDSPEQVSGYLGSGRVWVARAPDGAVVGHVQAIPRDDRVWEVSSTAVLETARRRGVGSALARTAVEAARAQGIGRLVVATATCDVANLAFHQRCGYRMTHVVRDVFTPANGYPESVVDGIELRDQIWFDQML, from the coding sequence GTGGAGGACGCATACGGGGTGAGCGAGTGGCTGGACGATCGCGGGCCGCTGCTCCCGCTCTTCGCACTGGCCGACGACTCGCCCGAGCAGGTCTCCGGCTATCTCGGCTCCGGGCGCGTCTGGGTGGCCCGCGCCCCGGACGGTGCGGTGGTGGGGCACGTCCAGGCGATCCCTCGCGACGACCGGGTCTGGGAGGTCTCCAGCACGGCTGTCCTGGAGACGGCACGGCGTCGCGGCGTGGGCAGTGCGCTGGCCAGGACCGCCGTCGAGGCAGCCCGCGCGCAGGGGATCGGTCGGTTGGTGGTCGCCACGGCCACCTGCGACGTCGCCAACCTCGCCTTCCACCAGCGTTGCGGCTACCGGATGACCCACGTGGTGCGCGACGTCTTCACCCCGGCCAACGGGTACCCGGAGTCCGTGGTGGACGGCATCGAACTGCGGGACCAGATCTGGTTCGACCAGATGCTCTGA
- a CDS encoding MFS transporter gives MAVAPTSAGRVVPTFAAVVALLAGVEVASGVLQGFYTPIFPALAEHLRISEGDLNWFEAAQLTVSALCIPLLSRLADLWGHKRVMVLATAITALASWATAVAPGFWTFLGAWALQGAYIVWLPIEVAIVYRITADTGEQGRLTRKAAAILVGVLETSVIVAALSSGALVDRLDMNVMLAIPAAVTTLCLVLMLRLLPDLPPTTTGRRLDAPGLALVTTGLVLLLAGLMLVRLDGPGAVRPWLLVVLGLVVMVGLVRHSARTADPLVDVRLLATSAQWPIQITAFLFGFSVLGAQIPLSTFAQADPDVTGYGLGAGASFVSILVGVYVLTMAVGAFTLPLWSRLLGARNALVLAAALVALGYALWIPLHDSTVQGLVNMGVAGVGSGMLIAALPAAAAAAAPADRTGFATGMTNATKAVGGAIASSIFAIALASTGSLGDPEAGHAPLSGYLTVWSVCAVAALAAACLLLLAPKDVFEGVDETGPVGAVPVP, from the coding sequence ATGGCAGTCGCACCCACCTCCGCCGGACGCGTCGTCCCCACGTTCGCCGCCGTCGTCGCCCTGCTCGCAGGCGTCGAGGTCGCCTCCGGCGTCCTGCAGGGCTTCTACACACCGATCTTCCCCGCACTCGCCGAGCACCTGCGGATCTCCGAGGGTGACCTCAACTGGTTCGAGGCTGCCCAGCTGACGGTCTCCGCGCTCTGCATCCCGCTGCTGTCACGCCTTGCCGACCTGTGGGGCCACAAGCGCGTCATGGTGCTGGCGACCGCGATCACCGCGCTCGCTTCGTGGGCCACCGCCGTCGCTCCGGGATTCTGGACGTTCTTGGGCGCATGGGCGTTGCAGGGTGCCTACATCGTGTGGCTGCCGATCGAGGTCGCGATCGTCTACCGGATCACCGCCGACACCGGCGAGCAGGGACGTCTGACCCGCAAGGCCGCCGCGATCCTGGTGGGTGTCCTGGAGACGTCGGTGATCGTGGCCGCACTCTCCAGCGGCGCACTGGTGGACCGTCTCGACATGAACGTGATGCTGGCGATCCCCGCGGCCGTCACCACCCTGTGTCTGGTGCTGATGCTGCGACTCCTGCCCGACCTCCCCCCGACGACCACCGGACGTCGTCTCGACGCCCCCGGTCTCGCACTGGTCACCACCGGGCTGGTGCTGCTGCTCGCCGGTCTGATGCTGGTCCGTCTCGACGGCCCGGGCGCGGTACGACCATGGCTGCTGGTGGTCCTCGGCCTCGTCGTGATGGTCGGGTTGGTGCGGCACTCGGCGCGCACCGCCGACCCACTCGTCGACGTCCGACTGCTGGCCACGTCGGCCCAGTGGCCGATCCAGATCACGGCGTTCCTCTTCGGGTTCTCGGTGCTGGGTGCGCAGATCCCGCTCTCGACGTTCGCGCAGGCCGACCCCGACGTCACCGGCTACGGGCTGGGTGCCGGGGCATCGTTCGTCTCGATCCTGGTGGGCGTCTACGTCCTGACGATGGCGGTCGGTGCGTTCACGCTGCCGTTGTGGTCGCGTCTCCTCGGTGCCCGCAACGCGCTCGTGCTCGCGGCTGCCCTGGTGGCGCTCGGGTACGCGTTGTGGATCCCGTTGCACGACTCGACGGTGCAGGGCCTGGTCAACATGGGTGTGGCCGGTGTCGGGTCCGGGATGCTCATTGCCGCGCTGCCCGCGGCCGCTGCCGCCGCCGCGCCTGCGGACCGCACCGGGTTCGCGACCGGCATGACCAACGCGACCAAGGCGGTGGGCGGAGCGATCGCGTCGTCGATCTTCGCGATCGCGTTGGCCTCGACCGGATCGCTCGGCGACCCCGAGGCCGGGCACGCGCCGCTCAGCGGCTACCTGACGGTGTGGAGCGTCTGCGCCGTGGCCGCACTGGCGGCTGCGTGTCTCCTGCTCCTGGCCCCCAAGGACGTCTTCGAGGGCGTGGACGAGACCGGACCGGTGGGAGCCGTCCCCGTTCCCTGA
- a CDS encoding FadR/GntR family transcriptional regulator, whose translation MVTAAAHGTSRARQTLRVLQHRIVSGEWPLNSRIPTEKELVEELGVGRSTIREAVRTLANMGMLEPAPSRGTFVRSLTPVSEVLGEFMAGRGVVDLIETRVALEVEAARLAAGRISAKELSALRTSHDDDVASTAGAEAGADLGAGSTTGVERGSTPGQFHALVVRASGSALIADMHAGVMRGLRRAVSRGEARPGIDAASRHADHAALLAALAAGDEDRAAAVARDHVLRDLVPTAGDATDHDA comes from the coding sequence ATGGTCACCGCCGCGGCTCACGGCACCAGCCGAGCCAGACAGACGCTCCGCGTCCTCCAGCACCGCATCGTCTCGGGGGAGTGGCCGCTGAACTCCCGGATCCCCACCGAGAAGGAACTCGTCGAAGAGCTCGGCGTGGGCCGCAGCACCATCCGTGAGGCGGTTCGCACTCTCGCCAACATGGGCATGCTCGAACCCGCCCCCAGTCGCGGCACCTTCGTCCGTTCCCTCACCCCGGTCTCCGAGGTCCTGGGCGAGTTCATGGCGGGGCGTGGTGTCGTCGATCTGATCGAGACCCGCGTCGCCCTCGAGGTCGAGGCGGCCCGGCTCGCCGCCGGCCGGATCTCGGCCAAGGAGCTCTCAGCGCTCCGGACCTCCCATGACGACGACGTCGCCAGCACCGCCGGCGCCGAAGCGGGCGCCGACCTGGGAGCCGGGTCGACCACTGGAGTGGAGCGCGGATCGACGCCGGGCCAGTTCCACGCCCTCGTCGTCCGCGCCTCCGGCAGCGCCCTGATCGCCGACATGCACGCCGGCGTCATGCGGGGGCTGCGTCGCGCGGTCAGCCGTGGCGAGGCCCGTCCCGGGATCGACGCGGCCTCCCGTCACGCCGACCACGCAGCACTGTTGGCTGCGCTGGCCGCCGGTGACGAGGACCGGGCCGCCGCAGTGGCGCGTGACCACGTCCTGCGTGACCTCGTCCCGACCGCCGGGGACGCCACGGACCACGACGCCTGA
- a CDS encoding M20/M25/M40 family metallo-hydrolase — translation MNPADPSPALLKLQRLVRIPTVSDRDPALVDDAAFAALHTALAEEYPLLHTQLERTALAGHSLLYRWRGASSERPVVLMAHMDVVPVDADATWTHAAFDGVIADGFLWGRGTLDDKNCVAGICAAVEELLGEGFVPAQDVWLSFGADEEVFGTGAVAAVEHLTSLGVRPWMVLDEGGAVAHDSFPGVAAPIAVIGVAEKGATSFELRVDGRGGHASQPAAKGPTWRLARAVMRLEKKPFPARMPAPTLELFRRMAPHAPAALRPLMANSSKLAPLLARALVLAGAEPAAMVRTTAAVTQLSGSPAINVIASTAKAGVNVRIMPGDSVASATAHLRDAIDDEHVHLDLLESAEPTPVSAFEDEPAFALLERTVAEVFPDAVPSPYVLMGATDSRHFAAVCERVYRFAPFRMSKAQRESIHSYDERIGLEAFDEGVRWYGQLLRNLD, via the coding sequence GTGAACCCTGCCGACCCCTCCCCCGCCCTGCTGAAGCTGCAGCGTCTGGTCCGGATCCCGACCGTCTCCGACCGGGATCCTGCGCTGGTCGACGACGCCGCCTTCGCCGCCCTGCACACGGCGTTGGCCGAGGAGTACCCGCTGCTCCACACCCAGCTGGAGCGGACCGCGCTGGCGGGACACTCGCTGCTCTACCGCTGGCGCGGCGCGTCGTCGGAGCGACCGGTGGTGCTGATGGCGCACATGGACGTCGTTCCCGTCGACGCCGACGCCACCTGGACCCACGCTGCGTTCGACGGGGTGATCGCCGACGGTTTTCTGTGGGGCCGCGGCACTCTGGACGACAAGAACTGTGTCGCCGGGATCTGTGCGGCCGTCGAGGAGCTCCTGGGTGAGGGGTTCGTCCCGGCCCAGGACGTGTGGCTCTCGTTCGGTGCGGACGAGGAGGTCTTCGGAACGGGCGCCGTCGCTGCCGTCGAGCACCTGACCTCGCTCGGCGTGCGCCCCTGGATGGTGCTCGACGAGGGTGGCGCGGTCGCCCACGACTCCTTCCCCGGTGTCGCAGCTCCGATCGCGGTGATCGGGGTGGCGGAGAAGGGTGCCACGTCGTTCGAGCTCCGCGTCGACGGCCGGGGCGGCCACGCCTCGCAGCCCGCCGCGAAGGGCCCGACGTGGCGTCTGGCGCGCGCGGTGATGCGGTTGGAGAAGAAGCCGTTCCCGGCCCGGATGCCCGCGCCCACCCTGGAGCTGTTCCGCCGGATGGCTCCGCACGCCCCCGCCGCGTTGCGCCCGCTGATGGCGAACTCGTCGAAGCTGGCGCCGTTGCTGGCCCGGGCACTGGTGCTGGCTGGCGCGGAACCGGCCGCGATGGTCCGCACGACGGCAGCGGTGACCCAGCTGAGCGGATCCCCGGCGATCAACGTGATCGCCTCGACCGCGAAGGCCGGCGTCAACGTCAGGATCATGCCGGGCGACTCGGTGGCCTCGGCGACCGCACACCTGCGGGACGCGATCGACGACGAGCACGTCCACCTCGACCTGCTGGAGAGCGCCGAGCCGACGCCGGTCTCGGCGTTCGAGGACGAGCCGGCGTTCGCGCTCCTGGAGCGCACCGTCGCCGAGGTCTTCCCCGACGCGGTGCCCTCGCCGTACGTCCTGATGGGCGCCACCGACTCGCGTCACTTCGCAGCTGTCTGCGAGCGGGTGTACCGGTTCGCCCCGTTCCGGATGAGCAAGGCCCAGCGGGAGTCGATCCACTCCTACGACGAGCGGATCGGCCTCGAGGCGTTCGACGAGGGCGTGCGCTGGTACGGCCAGTTGCTGCGCAACCTGGACTGA
- a CDS encoding Na+/H+ antiporter subunit A: MLVVIAVLFLLAAVCPAIFVTVGRRAFVPVAAVPAAAAVWVATQAPAAFDGTTRTEVHSWVPSLGLDLAFAMGPLQWVLSLVVLGVGAVVLAYCAWYFHDDSVGVPRFAGVLVAFVAAMLGLVLADDLLLLYVFWELTTVFSFLLVGHDATRIAARRAAVQALIVTTLGGLAMLVGALILGQTAGTYRITEILADPPGGTVVGIGVLLLLAGAISKSAIFPFHFWLPAAMAAPTPVSAYLHAASMVKAGVYLVALLAPAYALDTPGWRPVVVGLGIFTMLLGGLRALKQSDLKLLLAFGTVSQLGFMVAVLGIGTRAATLAGLAVLLSHAFFKATLFLTVGLVDRTTGTRDLRKLSGLGRRMPWVAVAATLAAASMAGVPPLLGYVAKESVLLALVDVAEYGEGTGMDGAWGWTVLVGVVLGSILTAAYALRFVWGAFATKRDADGTALPVTPTTDVAVGFAAGPVLLGFLGLALAFAGKPLTEVLAHQADLFPEGHHHAELTLWHGFGLPLLLTCVALVVGVLLFLGRRTVEQVQGALSLDVSTENGYRRIMRGLDRGAVELTAVVQRGSAAAYLGITLVVVIVLPGSVLLSTWDTIRVTAWDTPVQAVVGVVVMIAAVMATRSRRRLRAVLLAGATGYGTALLFVLHGAPDLALTQVLVETLSVVVFVLALRRMPEYFTDRPLSGRRYWRMALGVAVAVVVAGFLLVGGSARIDTPISSVLPQLAVDYGGGANIVNVVLVDTRAWDTLGEIAVLVAAGTGVASLIFLDVRGTEIRRVHEIPLPEGVAKQPTSLGRRVWLPAPRTMAADKRAIIFEVVTRLIFHTIVVFSVYLLFVGHNAPGGGFAGGLTAGLALVIRYLAGGRYELDEAVPIDAGRLIGTGLAIAALAAVLPVLFGGTILQSAVLHVTLPVVGEVHLVSSALFDIGVYLVVLGLVLDLLRGLGSQIDRQIHRQQKQEAADAAAAEQSAQQAGVAR; this comes from the coding sequence TTGCTGGTTGTCATCGCTGTCCTGTTCCTTCTGGCGGCGGTGTGTCCAGCCATCTTCGTCACGGTGGGTCGACGTGCGTTCGTCCCCGTCGCGGCCGTGCCCGCCGCCGCTGCGGTCTGGGTCGCCACCCAGGCTCCCGCCGCGTTCGACGGAACCACCCGCACCGAGGTGCACTCCTGGGTGCCCTCCCTCGGCCTCGACCTCGCGTTCGCGATGGGGCCCCTGCAATGGGTGCTCTCCCTCGTCGTCCTCGGCGTCGGTGCCGTCGTCCTGGCCTACTGCGCCTGGTACTTCCACGACGACTCGGTCGGGGTGCCACGCTTCGCCGGCGTCCTGGTCGCGTTCGTCGCCGCGATGCTCGGCCTGGTCCTGGCCGACGACCTGCTGCTCCTCTACGTCTTCTGGGAGCTCACGACCGTCTTCTCGTTCCTGCTGGTCGGCCACGACGCCACCCGTATCGCCGCCCGCCGTGCCGCGGTGCAGGCGCTCATCGTCACCACCCTGGGTGGTCTCGCGATGCTCGTCGGTGCGCTGATCCTGGGCCAGACCGCCGGGACCTACCGGATCACCGAGATCCTCGCCGACCCGCCCGGCGGCACCGTCGTGGGCATCGGCGTGCTGCTGCTGCTGGCCGGCGCGATCAGCAAGTCGGCGATCTTCCCGTTCCACTTCTGGCTGCCCGCCGCGATGGCGGCACCCACCCCGGTCAGCGCCTACCTGCACGCCGCCTCGATGGTGAAGGCCGGCGTCTACCTGGTCGCGCTGCTCGCCCCCGCCTACGCCCTCGACACCCCGGGCTGGCGTCCGGTCGTGGTGGGTCTGGGCATCTTCACGATGCTGCTCGGCGGCCTCCGGGCCCTCAAGCAGAGCGACCTCAAGCTGCTGCTCGCCTTCGGCACCGTCTCCCAGCTGGGATTCATGGTCGCCGTGCTCGGCATCGGTACCCGCGCCGCCACCTTGGCCGGCCTCGCGGTGCTGCTCTCGCACGCCTTCTTCAAGGCGACGCTCTTCCTCACCGTCGGCCTCGTCGACCGCACCACCGGTACCCGTGACCTGCGCAAGCTCTCGGGCCTGGGACGACGGATGCCGTGGGTCGCGGTGGCAGCGACTCTGGCCGCCGCCTCGATGGCCGGAGTCCCGCCGCTGCTGGGTTACGTCGCGAAGGAGTCGGTGCTGCTCGCGCTCGTCGACGTCGCCGAGTACGGCGAGGGCACCGGCATGGACGGCGCCTGGGGCTGGACCGTCCTGGTCGGCGTCGTCCTGGGCTCGATCCTGACCGCCGCGTACGCGCTGCGCTTCGTCTGGGGTGCGTTCGCCACCAAGCGCGACGCCGACGGCACGGCGCTGCCGGTCACCCCCACCACCGACGTCGCCGTCGGCTTCGCCGCGGGCCCGGTCCTGCTCGGCTTCCTCGGCCTCGCGCTGGCGTTCGCCGGCAAGCCGCTCACCGAGGTGCTCGCCCACCAGGCCGACCTTTTCCCCGAGGGCCACCACCACGCCGAGCTGACGCTGTGGCACGGCTTCGGCCTGCCGCTGCTGCTCACCTGCGTCGCGTTGGTCGTCGGAGTCCTGCTCTTCCTGGGCCGCCGCACCGTCGAGCAGGTCCAGGGTGCGCTCAGCCTCGACGTCTCCACCGAGAACGGCTACCGGCGGATCATGCGCGGCCTCGACCGCGGTGCCGTCGAACTGACCGCCGTCGTCCAGCGCGGTTCGGCTGCCGCCTACCTCGGCATCACCCTCGTCGTCGTGATCGTGCTGCCCGGCTCGGTGCTGCTCAGCACCTGGGACACCATCCGCGTCACCGCGTGGGACACCCCGGTCCAGGCCGTCGTCGGCGTCGTGGTGATGATCGCCGCAGTGATGGCGACCCGTTCGCGTCGCCGTCTGCGTGCGGTCCTCCTGGCCGGTGCCACCGGCTACGGCACCGCGCTGCTCTTCGTCCTGCACGGCGCCCCCGACCTCGCGCTCACCCAGGTGCTGGTCGAGACTCTCAGCGTCGTCGTCTTCGTGCTCGCGCTGCGACGGATGCCGGAGTACTTCACCGACCGACCCCTCAGCGGCCGCCGCTACTGGCGGATGGCGCTCGGCGTGGCCGTGGCCGTCGTCGTGGCCGGGTTCCTGCTCGTGGGTGGTTCGGCCCGGATCGACACCCCGATCTCGTCGGTGCTCCCGCAGCTCGCGGTCGACTACGGCGGTGGCGCCAACATCGTCAACGTCGTCCTGGTCGACACCCGCGCCTGGGACACCCTCGGCGAGATCGCGGTGCTGGTCGCCGCCGGCACCGGTGTGGCCAGCCTGATCTTCCTCGACGTGCGCGGCACCGAGATCCGTCGTGTGCACGAGATCCCGCTGCCCGAGGGCGTCGCCAAGCAGCCCACCTCGCTCGGTCGCCGCGTCTGGCTGCCCGCGCCGCGCACGATGGCCGCCGACAAGCGCGCGATCATCTTCGAGGTCGTCACGCGACTGATCTTCCACACCATCGTGGTCTTCAGCGTCTACCTGCTGTTCGTGGGCCACAACGCCCCCGGTGGCGGCTTCGCCGGCGGTCTCACCGCCGGTCTCGCCCTGGTGATCCGCTACCTCGCCGGTGGCCGGTACGAGCTCGACGAGGCCGTCCCGATCGACGCCGGACGTCTGATCGGCACCGGACTCGCGATCGCGGCCCTGGCCGCGGTGCTCCCGGTGCTCTTCGGTGGCACGATCCTGCAGTCCGCCGTCCTGCACGTCACCCTGCCGGTGGTGGGCGAGGTCCACCTCGTCTCCTCGGCCCTCTTCGACATCGGCGTCTACCTCGTCGTTCTCGGTCTGGTCCTCGACCTGTTGCGCGGTCTGGGCTCCCAGATCGACCGGCAGATCCACCGCCAGCAGAAGCAGGAAGCAGCCGACGCGGCTGCCGCCGAGCAGTCCGCCCAGCAGGCAGGAGTCGCCCGATGA
- a CDS encoding Na(+)/H(+) antiporter subunit C gives MSVSTTLLTTLPTLLSAAGGSGGGTVAEGPQDVNLTLVLIAAGLIGCGVYLLLERSLSRVLVGLVMMGNGVSIGFLVASGPAGEAPIVTDAEGVTYSDPLPQAMVLTAIVIMLATVSFVLAMAYRSWQLEGNDDVQDDTEDALIRRMAAADVESDSYRAEDDESEDDSDSDFTTEELAEAAEAEAAERERERAAKVLREVARKEQAARQAAKDAAKDKAAPAAPVEPTEPTDDEKEANR, from the coding sequence ATGAGCGTCTCGACCACTCTTCTCACCACTCTGCCCACGCTCCTGTCCGCCGCTGGCGGCTCCGGCGGCGGCACCGTCGCCGAGGGACCGCAGGACGTCAACCTCACCCTCGTCCTCATCGCCGCCGGCCTGATCGGCTGCGGCGTCTACCTGCTGCTCGAACGCAGCCTGTCGCGCGTCCTCGTCGGACTCGTGATGATGGGCAACGGCGTCTCGATCGGCTTCCTGGTGGCCTCCGGGCCGGCGGGGGAGGCCCCGATCGTCACCGACGCCGAGGGCGTCACCTACTCCGACCCGCTGCCGCAGGCGATGGTGCTGACCGCGATCGTCATCATGCTCGCGACCGTCTCGTTCGTGCTCGCGATGGCGTACCGCTCCTGGCAGCTCGAGGGCAACGACGACGTCCAGGACGACACCGAGGACGCCCTGATCCGTCGGATGGCCGCCGCTGACGTCGAGTCCGACTCCTACCGTGCCGAGGACGACGAGTCCGAGGACGACTCCGACTCCGACTTCACCACCGAGGAACTCGCCGAAGCCGCTGAGGCCGAGGCCGCCGAACGCGAACGCGAACGCGCTGCGAAGGTGCTGCGTGAGGTCGCCCGCAAGGAGCAGGCCGCTCGTCAGGCTGCGAAGGACGCAGCCAAGGACAAGGCCGCACCCGCCGCACCTGTCGAGCCGACCGAACCCACCGACGACGAGAAGGAGGCGAACCGATGA